Below is a genomic region from Desulfuromonas sp..
CGCCGAAATCGATTTTTCGCGGCCGACAAACAAAGGCAGGATCATGTAGGGAAAAACAACGATGTCACGAATCGGCAAAAGCGGCAATGTCTCTGGGACGGTGCCGGGGATGCCCTCTTCAACCTGTTGTGCCAAAAGTAACCTCCATCAGCAATTGGATTCCAAATCAGTACTATCCTGCACGTCGGGGCTGTCAAGTAACCGGCCGACCCTCAAGGTGTCGGCTCGGAAACAGTAAAATTATAACTCACCCGCGCCGATTCCAGACCATTTTCATCAAAACTTTTCTCGATAAAGCTTGCCCGGTTTTTGTAATCAACGAGATAAAGAGTCGTGGCTCGGGTACCATATTTTTCACCTCTGATGAAACGGGCGGAAAGCATCCGCTCCCACTCGATACCGACTCCGGTATCTGGCAGATCGGCATCATCGGCCTGCGATCGATCCGCCAGGATGGCAAAAAGCTCTTCCGGATCGGTCGAGCCAGCCGCAACCCATCTTTCAAAGTCGGCCCTGGTTCCGACAACCTTCGGCCAGGGAGTATCAAGCCAGCCATTACTTAGACCGTAGATTCCGGCACAAATTTTCCTCGAGCCGCCGCCGGTATTGGAAAAATAAAAGGTTTGCTTCAGGTCACCGGCAATAAAATTGAGTCCAGCATAGTGGCCATCGTCTTCTTCGAGAAAGGCATGAAATGCTTCCAGGCCGATACCATCTTCGAGAAAACGCCGCACCAACTCGCCACGCGAGCGCCGGCTGTAACGTCGATGATGAAAATCACGATAGTTGGTCACCACCGCCCAGCGACCGGAACGATTCACTCCGAACCAACTGCCGCCCCGTTCAAGGTCGCGACCGGCCAGAAGGTCGGGAGCATCTTCCCAGAATCGCGCCGGTTCGGTCGGACGATTATAAAATTCGTCCCGATTTTCGGCAAGGACAAGACGGTATTCCGGATGGCTCTCTATCGCCAGGGCAAGCAGGCACATACTGTCAGTGTTACAGATTCCACGGGTTTTGCAAAGAACAGATTCGGGGGGAATAAAAAAGGTTCTTCGCAGATTAGAGTGAATACAATGTTAGACTCATCCTTCAGCTGGATCAGAACAGGCAAGAAAAGTCTGGAGCCGGTCGTTTGATACCGGCAGTCTTGATTGGTTGGATAGGTCGGATAGGGACACTTCCCGAAGTTCAGGGAGGTGTCCCCTCAAGACAGAAGATGGAAGAACCGCGCGGTCGCGGCCGCGCACTCCGCCATACTCTTTTATTAAGCCATAAAATGAGTATGCAGAAAACGGCTCCCTTGCAGGGGGCTTTTTTGTCCGGTCTGAATTATTTCTGTTCAACTTTGCTGCCAGGGAGTTCGCCTCGAGGCGAACGCGGTTCGTCGCTGTGGCAGTTGCGGTTGGGCTACGGTTTAGTGATACGCGCCAAAATAAGGCGACCTCAAGAGCAAAGGGGGCAAGTCAAAATTATCAATGGATTCCCCCTTCGGCTACTTCGGCGAGCTCAGTACAAGATAACTCAGGACAGGCAAGAAAAGTAAAATGGTATTTGGGTGAGACCCTTTGTTCCCGATAAAACGCGATGAACCTTTTTTTACTGACAACTAATCTCTGACTACTGAAGACCCCCTTTAACCGGTAATCTCGCCTTTGGTAAAGACCGCCTTCAATACCTGTCCGGCACCAGTGACATTCTCCTGAGCACCCTCCTGGCGATCGACCAGGGTGACGATCCCGAGAACTTCCAACCCCTCTTCCTGGGCCCGCTCGACCGCTTTCATCGATGAACCGCCGGTCGTGGTGACATCTTCGACGATCACAACCCGGGATCCGGCCGGCAGGTTCTTGCGACCTTCCAGCCACTGACCGGTGCCGTGCCCTTTCTGTTCCTTGCGGATAATAAAGGCATGCACGGGCGACCCTTCGAGAGCGGCGGC
It encodes:
- the pyrE gene encoding orotate phosphoribosyltransferase, which translates into the protein MTVEERNELMGIIRELSYEEREVTLASGRKSNFYFDGKQTTLHKTGGLLVGKAFWDIVKTFDGPIDGVGGLTLGADPIATATSIAAALEGSPVHAFIIRKEQKGHGTGQWLEGRKNLPAGSRVVIVEDVTTTGGSSMKAVERAQEEGLEVLGIVTLVDRQEGAQENVTGAGQVLKAVFTKGEITG